Proteins found in one Primulina eburnea isolate SZY01 chromosome 16, ASM2296580v1, whole genome shotgun sequence genomic segment:
- the LOC140817013 gene encoding uncharacterized protein, which produces MEEGKHLMQQQQQQQQQLLLQQIQRRNEAVARFPSNIDAHLRPQQAVLHQRPPPQIPNHPTPNPNPIPNPNTNVNAAAAASANSNAPQHFKASLQLSYQDAWRVCHPDYSRPFSSLEDACHRLLPYHVVADYEAEEDDKILDSDSTGQVLSRSQQWDHNIAAKVAEFTTTFEKQVLAFNMIYRKRGLGEFRTEEKLMMEQFLLNEEKQALFELKAKMDSRQKVSRETHEANMRMAAMVQMEQARAESQAHAEMMARPPIRTSTIGSRGGNISSLGPDIGGGQDQDDMINEDDKEPSEDFLNDDETENGDTSMQSEWHGEGKLDLNAR; this is translated from the exons ATGGAAGAGGGGAAGCATTTGATGCAGCAACAgcaacagcagcagcagcagcttcTGCTGCAGCAGATCCAACGGCGGAACGAAGCCGTCGCTCGATTTCCCTCCAATATCGACGCCCATCTCCGCCCGCAGCAGGCTGTGCTTCACCAACGTCCACCTCCACAGATCCCTAATCATCCGACCCCTAACCCTAACCCTATCCCTAACCCTAACACTAACGTgaatgctgctgctgctgcatctGCTAATTCTAACGCACCCCAGCATTTCAAGGCATCTCTGCAGCTGTCTTATCAGGACGCATGGCGAGTCTGTCATCCCGATTACAGCCGGCCTTTCTCATCCCTCGAGGACGCGTGCCACAG GCTATTACCATACCATGTGGTGGCTGACTATGAAGCAGAGGAAGATGACAAGATACTAGATTCAGACAGTACCGGTCAAGTACTTTCCCGTTCTCAGCAATGGGACCATAATATCGCTGCCAAAGTTGCAGAGTTCACCACCACATTTGAGAAACAAGTCCTTGCATTCAACATGATTTACCGTAAGCGTGGCCTTGGGGAGTTTCGGACTGAGGAGAAGTTGATGATGGAACAATTTCTTTTGAACGAAGAGAAGCAAGCATTATTCGAATTGAAGGCCAAAATGGACTCTAGACAAAAAGTAAGTCGAGAAACTCACGAGGCCAATATGCGAATGGCTGCCATGGTTCAAATGGAGCAAGCTCGTGCAGAATCGCAGGCTCATGCTGAGATGATGGCACGACCCCCAATTCGCACGAGTACTATTGGCAGTCGAGGTGGTAATATCTCATCACTCGGCCCTGACATTGGTGGTGGGCAGGATCAGGACGACATGATCAATGAAGATGATAAGGAGCCATCCGAGGACTTCTTGAATGATGACGAAACCGAAAATGGAGACACATCGATGCAAAGCGAGTGGCATGGGGAAGGTAAGTTAGATTTGAATGCAAGATAA
- the LOC140816041 gene encoding uncharacterized protein produces the protein MGFLHLYPKPEAMGAIHGAKACRRAPSISHLMFDDCILFFRAEAEESNQIVDILKTFEAASGQATNLNKSGISFSRNVSPATQADISAQLGVWNPLNTGKYLGLPSLIGSKKRAIFAYLKDRLWKRIQGWNGRPISKAGKEVLIKSIAQAIPSYCMQIFLLPVSLADELQRMMNSYWWGSRGNSRGIRWTKWDQLCVKKKNGGMGFRNLHGFNLAMLGKQDLYGGVFGVRRPYFGKVIVGESETAAIFPSGQSLGCATTQNLGDIAEITAIPLITHTHDLRIWSHSRDENYTVRSGYHLAMNTIYTGRGNAPASEWDKLWDLNILAWRTVHNWLPTRINLQSKRVMVPSTCANFASMFEQPWHLFYTCPYAQECWEISDVKNEIKQSPAELECFVEWFFHILGKLDVERRQSFVMTALGNLALT, from the exons ATGGGCTTTCTTCACTTATATCCAAAGCCTGAAGCAATGGGAGCTATTCATGGGGCCAAAGCCTGTAGGAGGGCACCTTCCATATCTCATCTTATGTTTGATGACTGTATTCTCTTCTTTAGAGCAGAAGCCGAGGAGAGTAATCAAATTGTGGATATTCTGAAGACATTCGAAGCTGCCTCTGGGCAGGCTACTAATCTGAATAAATCAGGCATAAGTTTCAGCCGCAATGTCTCTCCAGCGACCCAGGCTGATATCTCTGCACAACTGGGAGTTTGGAATCCACTAAACACAGGGAAATACCTAGGGCTTCCATCCCTCATAGGTAGCAAGAAGAGGGCTATTTTTGCTTACCTCAAAGATCGATTATGGAAGAGGATCCAGGGGTGGAACGGTCGCCCAATTTCCAAGGCAGGGAAAGAAGTATTGATCAAGTCGATTGCTCAAGCCATCCCGTCCTATTGTATGCAAATCTTCCTGCTACCAGTCTCTTTAGCTGACGAGCTTCAAAGAATGATGAACTCTTATTGGTGGGGATCGAGAGGAAATTCTCGTGGAATTAGATGGACTAAGTGGGATCAACTGTGTGTGAAGAAGAAGAACGGCGGCATGGGTTTTCGTAATCTTCATGGTTTCAATCTCGCGATGTTGGGCAAGCAAG ATTTATATGGAGGAGTATTTGGTGTTCGCAGGCCTTACTTCGGGAAGGTTATCGTTGGAGAATCGGAGACGGCAGCAATATTTCCGTCTGGACAGAGCCTTGGCTGCGCAACAACACAAAACCTCGG GGACATTGCAGAGATTACAGCTATTCCTCTCATAACTCACACCCATGATCTGCGCATATGGAGCCACAGTAGAGACGAAAATTACACAGTGAGATCGGGATACCACCTTGCTATGAATACCATATACACAGGAAGAGGAAACGCACCGGCCAGCGAATGGGACAAGTTATGGGACCTCAATATCCTTGCGTGGCGTACGGTGCATAACTGGCTTCCTACCAGAATAAATCTCCAAAGCAAGCGAGTAATGGTCCCGTCCACATGCGCTAATTTTGCCTCCATGTTTGAACAACCTTGGCACTTGTTCTACACATGCCCATATGCTCAAGAATGCTGGGAGATATCGGATGTGAAAAATGAGATCAAACAAAGCCCCGCCGAGTTAGAGTGTTTTGTGGAGTGGTTCTTCCACATTCTGGGAAAGCTGGATGTGGAGAGGAGACAGAGTTTTGTCATGACTGCTTTGGGGAATTTGGCACTCACGTAA